The Chitinophaga sp. H8 genome contains a region encoding:
- a CDS encoding YfiT family bacillithiol transferase, protein MEALQYPIGRFEVLPHYSAAMVIGYIHDIRQLPTLIEIAVQHLDEFQLETPYRPGGWTLAQVVHHLADSHINAITRFKLALTEDNPVIKPYDQDAWVKLADVQYTPINVSITLLHALHMRWANLMDRLPDEAWDRTFVHPEQGRSFNLKTQAANYAWHGKHHLAHIMNLKASMNW, encoded by the coding sequence ATGGAAGCGCTTCAATATCCCATCGGCCGCTTTGAGGTATTGCCTCATTATTCAGCCGCAATGGTGATCGGTTATATTCATGATATCCGGCAGTTGCCCACTTTAATAGAGATTGCGGTACAGCACCTGGATGAATTTCAGCTGGAAACACCTTATCGCCCTGGAGGGTGGACACTAGCCCAGGTAGTGCATCATCTGGCTGATAGCCATATCAATGCTATTACCCGTTTTAAGCTGGCACTCACAGAAGATAATCCGGTGATAAAGCCATATGATCAGGATGCCTGGGTAAAGCTGGCAGATGTGCAATACACGCCGATCAATGTATCTATCACCTTGCTGCATGCCTTACATATGCGCTGGGCCAACCTGATGGACCGGCTGCCGGATGAAGCCTGGGACCGTACCTTTGTGCATCCGGAGCAGGGCAGGAGTTTTAACCTGAAAACCCAGGCCGCTAATTATGCCTGGCATGGCAAGCACCACCTGGCACATATCATGAACCTGAAAGCAAGCATGAACTGGTAA
- a CDS encoding NUDIX hydrolase, whose translation MTALDWKLLDSEYLFKDAWLTARKDRCITPGGKLVDPYYVLEYANWVNAVAITEDGMVVMIRQYRHGYGQTILEVPGGTMDPDDPSPEFAMRRELLEETGYAFDILIPLGSIAPNPASSNNLTYMFLATGGKKIQAQQLDDNEEIEVVLMPLADLKQLLKENKILQSLHANCIFYALLHLKELC comes from the coding sequence ATGACTGCATTGGACTGGAAATTATTAGACTCTGAATACCTCTTCAAAGATGCCTGGCTTACCGCACGTAAAGACCGTTGTATCACACCGGGAGGCAAACTGGTAGATCCTTATTATGTATTGGAGTATGCCAATTGGGTAAATGCGGTAGCGATTACCGAAGATGGTATGGTAGTTATGATCCGGCAATACCGGCACGGATATGGGCAAACGATCCTGGAAGTGCCCGGAGGAACAATGGATCCTGATGATCCTTCTCCTGAATTTGCGATGCGCAGAGAACTGCTGGAAGAAACCGGTTATGCTTTTGATATCCTGATTCCTTTAGGGTCTATTGCACCTAATCCGGCGTCCAGCAATAACCTTACCTACATGTTCCTGGCTACCGGTGGAAAGAAAATACAGGCGCAGCAGTTAGATGATAATGAAGAAATAGAAGTGGTACTGATGCCTTTGGCAGATCTGAAGCAATTGTTGAAAGAAAATAAGATCCTGCAAAGCCTGCATGCCAACTGTATCTTTTATGCATTGCTGCACTTGAAAGAACTTTGCTGA
- a CDS encoding ABC transporter ATP-binding protein has product MEKKKIIEVKNLVKKYGDFTAVKGISFDVYENEIFGLLGPNGAGKSTTLEIIETLRDKTSGTVVVDGINLDEEPESIKKIIGVQLQSSGYYPGLNLMELIELFGGLYNRPVNPRELLGMFNLEDKARAKYKELSGGQKQRFSIATTLINKPRIIFLDEPTTGLDPQARRNLWDLIQEVRKQGTTVVITTHYMDEAEFLCDRCAIVDSGEIIALDSPDGLIDKLVAQGFDRKKEVKKATLEDVFIQLTGRDLRED; this is encoded by the coding sequence GTAAAGGGTATCAGCTTTGATGTTTATGAAAATGAAATCTTTGGTTTATTAGGACCTAATGGTGCTGGTAAGTCCACTACACTTGAAATTATTGAAACATTAAGGGATAAAACTTCCGGAACAGTAGTCGTGGATGGTATTAACCTGGATGAGGAGCCGGAAAGCATTAAGAAGATCATTGGGGTACAGCTGCAAAGCTCTGGTTATTATCCCGGGCTTAACCTGATGGAATTGATAGAATTGTTTGGGGGACTGTACAACAGGCCAGTAAATCCAAGAGAGTTGCTGGGCATGTTTAATCTGGAAGATAAAGCACGTGCCAAATATAAAGAGCTGTCCGGCGGGCAGAAACAACGTTTTTCCATTGCTACTACATTGATTAATAAGCCCAGGATCATTTTTCTGGATGAACCTACTACAGGGTTGGATCCGCAAGCCCGCCGCAATCTCTGGGATTTGATCCAGGAGGTAAGAAAGCAGGGTACTACGGTAGTGATCACCACACATTATATGGATGAAGCGGAGTTTTTATGTGATCGCTGTGCCATTGTGGACAGTGGGGAGATTATTGCGCTGGATTCTCCGGACGGGCTGATCGACAAGCTGGTAGCACAGGGATTTGACCGGAAAAAGGAAGTGAAGAAGGCCACGCTGGAAGATGTCTTTATTCAGCTTACAGGGAGGGATCTCCGGGAAGATTAA